The sequence GAAGCGCTGTCGGTCGATGCCTCGGTCGCCAGCCGCAACTCCTATGGCGGCACCGCGCCGGAGCGGGTAAGGCAGCAGGTGGCAGAAGCGCGCGAAGCATTGGGAATGGACGAATGACCGGAACATCGAAGGGGCTCTGCGGAGGTGCGGCACTGTGCCTCGTCCTGGGTGCATGCGGCCAGAAGGCCGATCTCGAGCCGCTGGCGGGCGCGAGCCTGCCGCCGGCTCCCTATGGCAGCGCCGCCCAGCCTTCGCCCGAAGAATTGCTCGATCTGGCGACTCTCGCCGCGCCCCAACGCAGCGTGGAACTGCGCCGCCGCTCGGAAGAGCGCGAAGACGATCCGTTCGACCTGCCGCCAGAATAATCGCCGCAACAGATGGATCATTTTACTCCCCGCAGCGGCATTCTCCATGCCGAAGACGTGCCGATGCCCACGATTGCAGAGGCTGTCGGCACGCCGGTCTATGTCTATTCGCGCGCCACGCTGGAACGCCATGCCCGCGTGTTTCGCGATTCGCTGGATGGGCTGGCCCGGAACGGACAAGCGCCGCTGGTCGCCTATTCGGTCAAATCCAACCCAAACCTTGCGGTACTCAAGGTGCTGCAAAAGCAGGGTTTCGGTGCCGATGTGGTGTCGGGCGGCGAATTGACCCGCGCTCTGGCAGCCGGTTTCGCGCCGCAGGACATCGTGTTTTCGGGGGTCGGCAAAACCCGGGCCGAACTGGAACTCGGGCTCGACAAATCGATCGGGCAATTCAACATAGAATCCTCCGAAGAGGGGCGAGAGCTGGCCGAACTGGCGGCTGCGCGCGGCCAGAACGCCCCGGCGGTGCTGCGCGTCAATCCCGATGTCGATGCCAAAACGCATGAAAAAATCTCCACCGGCAAGGCTGAGAACAAATTCGGCGTACCTCTGATCCGGGCGGCGCAAGTCTATGGCGAGCTGGCGGGGCTGGATGGGCTGAACCTGCGCGGTATCGCGATCCATATCGGTAGCCAGCTGACCACTCTTGAGCCGCTGGAAACGGCCTTTGCCAAGGTCGAGACGCTGATCGCGGAACTGCGCGCCGACGGCCACACCATCACCCATGTCGATCTGGGCGGCGGGCTGGGCGTTCCTTACGAGCCGCATGACAACCCGCCCTTGCCTGCGGAATATGGCGCGATGGTGCAGCGCGCAACCGAGGGCTGGGATGTCCGGCTGATTTTCGAACCCGGCCGCGTGATCGCGGGCAATGCGGGCGTCCTGCTGACCCGCGTGGTTCGCGTCAAGCGCGGCGGCAACGGGCCGCCTTTCGTGATCGTGGATGCGGCGATGAACGACCTTGCCCGCCCGGCACTTTACGGCGCCTATCATGCCTTCGAAGCGGTCGAGCCGACGGGTGAGAGAATGACCGCCAACATCGTCGGCCCGATTTGCGAAACCGGCGATACTTTCGCGACCGACCGCGAAGTACAGGCAGTTGCATCGGGCGACCTGGCGGTATTCCGCACCGCTGGGGCTTATGGAGCAACCATGGCCAGCAGCTACAATTCGCGCGGCTTCGTGGCCGAGGTGATGGTCGATGGCGACAAGTTCGCCGTGGTCGCCGACCGCATCGACGCGGCCGCCATCCTGGATGCCGAGCGCGTTCCGGACTGGTTGTAGGAGGCAGGCGTGGCGCTGCATTCGCTCCCGCTGTTTCACCGCCTGTCCGGCACCCGCGTGGTGGTGGTTGGCAGCGGCGACATGGCCGAGGCCAAGGCGCGGCTGGTGGAGCGCGCGGGCGGCATACCCTGCGCCGAGACCGAGGCGCATCATGCCGCCATCGCGTTCGTCGCATTGGAGGATGAACGCGCCGCCACCGCTGCGGCGCTGCGGCTGAAACGGCTCGGCCTGCTGGTTAACGTCGCGGACATGCCCGAGCTGTGCGACTTCACCCTGCCCAGCATATTGGAGCGTGATCCGGTGCTGGTGGCGGTGAGCACCGGGGGCGCGTCTGCCGGTCTGGCAAAGCAATTGCGGCTGCGGCTGGAGCGCTGGCTGCCAGCATCGCTCGGCGCGCTGGCGGCCGGACTAGGCGAAGCGCGCGAGGCGGTTCGCTCGCGTTATCCAGACGGGGCGCAGCGGCGGCGGGCGCTCGATACCGCGCTTGGTGAAAACGGGGCGCTGGATTTGGCGCAGGACAATTCGGCGCAGAGAATAGGCCACTGGCTGGCGCAAGACGACGCCCCGCGCCGAACCGGCTTGGCTGAATTCACGCTATCCAGCATGGATGCCGAGGATTTAACTCTGCGCCAGGCGCGCCTATTGGGCGAAGCCGATACCGTGTGGCACGATCCTGCCATCCCGGATGCCATTCTCATCCGGGCGCGGGCGGATGCGGTGCGGCGCGAGTTGGGGCCGGAACTGCCGAAGGCAGCCGAAGGCAAGCTGACCGTGATTCTACGGCGCGGTTAGATCACCCCGCCAACCTTTTCGCTGGCTATCTCGGCGAAATAGCGGGCCATGCCGTCCACCGCCCGGTCGCTCAGCCTGATAAAGGCGCGGCGCTTGTCGGCGCTGTCCTGCACCCGTTCCAGCAGCCCTGCTTCCACCATCTGCGTGATCCAGCGCAAGGCGGTAGTCGGCGGTACGCCCGATGCGATGCAGAGCGAGGTTATCGACACGCGCTTATGCTCTGCATGGGCGGCAGTTAGATCCAGCAGCATGTCCCACGCCGGATCGGCGAACAACTCCTCTCCGAAGAATTTCGCACGCGCCTGTCGCTGGCGGATGATCGAACGGATGAGGCGCGGATCGGGCAGCGTCGCTCGCTTGCGTGCAGCGGCGGGGCCATCGCCCGGCTGACCGTGATTGAATTCCTGTTCCGGTGAGTTGAACCGGAACGCACTGGTGGATGACCGGTCGCCGCTTTCCAGCCCGTCCAACCGCTCCGCAATGCGGTTGACCTGCTCGGCCAACCGAAACATTTCCAATCGGTCCCCTTCCGACAAATCGCGCACACCCATGCGCCCGAGTGACGATAATAAACCGCCAAGCGCAATTACGCGTTCACCCCTAGTCGGATCGACCAGCAGCGGAATATCCCCATGAGGAAGGCTGGCATAAACCGTCTCCAGCGCATCCAGCGTGGTGGAAACCAGCAACCCACCGCCATTATCGGCAGCGCGGGTCGCCAGCCTGCCCAACGCCGCAATCGCTGCCTCGTCATCGGTTGGACAATCGACCAGCACGACATCGCCAGTCGCCAGTTCGCCATTTTCGCCCTCGCCCAAGGCCCCTTCGTGAGCGATCCTCAGCCCAGCTGCGCGGGCATCTTCGGCCAATTCCGCGCGCAGCCAGCTCCGCGAGGCAACGATAGTGCAGCAGCGTGCCGAGCGGCTGGCAGGTTCATACTCAAAATGCGCTTGCGACATTGCGCTGCTCCCCCATTTCGGAACAGGAGTAGAACGTGGGAGGACCGAGTCAAGCCGCTTCGAGGTTGATCAGGGACGTATTTCTATCGGTGTCCCATCGGGGATCAATCGCCATAATTGCTCCATCTCCGCATTGGTTACGGCGATGCAGCCATCGGTCCAGTCGCCCGGCATCGTGCCAACGCGAAGCCAGTTTGGCTGGCCGTGGATAAAAATATCTCCGCCCGGATCGCCTCCGAGCGACGCCGCCAGCTCACGGTCGGCCGCGTTCGGGTAGGAGATACGCAAACTGAGATGATAGGCGCTGTTCGGATTGCGCGTATCGATGGTGTAGCGGCCTTCGGGAGTACGCTCGTCGCCCTCGAACCGTTTGTGTCCAAGCGGGGCGTCACCAAAAGCGAGATCGCCATAGGCCGCGATTTGCTGCCCCCCGCGATAGAGGGTCAGCGTGCGGTCGGACTTGTCGACCAGCACGAAATTGGCGATCAATGGCGGCGGCAACGCGTCCGGCCCCGCCGGGGCGCAGGCGGCGACGAACAATAGCAGGAGCGGCCAGAGGATGCGCATGAATGCCTTCTAGCCTATTACCGCCTGCTCAATCCATGAACGGATCGCGCACCAGGATCGTGTCGTCGCGTTCGGGCGAAGTGCTCACCAGCGCTACCGGCGTTTCGATCAGTTCCTGCACCCGCTGGATATATTTGATCGCCGCTGCCGGAAGGTCCGCCCAACTGCGGGCGCCGGCGGTGGTTTCCTGCCAGCCGTCCAGTTCCTCGTAAATCGGCTCGACCCGCGCCTGATCGCCGGCGTGGCTAGGGAAATAGTCGAGGATCTTGCCGTCGAGGCGGTAGCCGGTACAGATTCTTACGGTCTCGAACCCGTCCAGCACGTCCACCTTGGTCAGCGCGATACCGGTCACGCCGCTGATCGCGCAGCTTTGCCGCACCAGCACCGCATCGAACCAGCCGCAGCGCCGCTGCCGCCCGGTGACAGTGCCGAATTCGTGGCCGCGCTCGCCCAGCCGCTGGCCGACATCCGCTTCTCCACTGTCCGGGCCAAGCTCGGTCGGGAACGGACCGCTGCCGACGCGGGTGGTATAGGCCTTTACGATACCCAGCACGAAGCCGGTCGAGTTCGGCCCCAGCCCGCTGCCGCTCGCCGCCGTACCGCTGACGGTGTTCGAACTGGTGACGAAGGGATAGGTGCCGTGATCGACATCCAGCAGCACACCCTGCGCGCCCTCGAACAGAATCTTCGCGCCCGCCTTGCGCACTTTTTTCAGACGTTTCCAAACCGGCTGCGCATATTGCAGCACGAAACCGGCAATATCGCGCAATTCATTCAACAGCGCCTCGCGGTCCACCGGCGGCTGATCGAAACCGGCGCGCAAGGCATCGTGATGCGCACACAGCCGGTCGAGCTGCGGCTCCAGATGATCGAGATGCGCCAGGTCGCACACGCGAATCGCGCGGCGGCCGACCTTGTCTTCGTATGCCGGACCGATGCCGCGCCCGGTGGTCCCGATCTTTCCGCTGCCCGCCGCCGTTTCACGCAGGCCGTCGAGGTCGCGGTGGATCGGCAGGATCAGCGGACAGTTATCGGCGATGGCGAAATTCTCGGTGTTGATCACCACGCCTTGGCCTTCCAGCTTCTCGATTTCCGCTTTCAGCGCCCACGGATCCAGCACCACGCCGTTGCCGATAATGGAAAGGGTGCCGGTCACGATGCCGCTGGGCAGCAGGCTCAGCTTGTAGACAGTCTCCCCCACCACCAGCGTGTGTCCGGCGTTGTGGCCGCCCTGGAAGCGCACCACGGCATCGGCGCGGCTGGCGAGCCAGTCGACGATCTTGCCCTTGCCTTCATCGCCCCATTGGGCACCGATTACGGTTACGTTGGCCATAGTTTCACCTGTCCCCCTGCCCGGGAGATCCTCTCACATCCTTCGACAGGACTCGACGCGTAGGATTGTAAATGGGGGGAGCGGATGCACCCCCGTTTTGCGAGGCGCGGAGTAGTTGCCCGCGCGCGGGCGGTCAAGCAGGCAGGTGGTGGAAACGCAGCCCACAAGTGCTATCTGACAGGGCAATCATGTCATCCGAAACCCTCCCCATCCGTATCGCCGCGCTCTACCAGTTCACGCGGTTTGCCGATCCGGCATCGCTGAAACCCGCATTGCTCGCCGCTGGCGATGCCGGGGAAGACGCTGGGGGCGTAAAAGGCACGCTGCTGCTCGCGCCGGAAGGGATAAACGGCACGATTGCTGGCGACGACGCCGCGGTCGAAGCGGTGCTGGATCACATTCGCGGATTGTCGGGCTGCGAGGCACTGGAAGTAAAGGAATCGCGCGCCGCAAAGCCGCCTTTCCTGCGCTTCAAGGTGCGGATCAAGAAAGAGATCGTCACGATGCACCAGCCGGACCTCGACCCGGTCGGCAATGTCGGCACCTATGTCGATCCGCATGACTGGAATGCGCTGATAGCGGACCCGGACACGATCGTGATCGATACGCGCAATGATTACGAGGTCGCCATCGGCACGTTCGATGGCGCGATCGACCCGCAAACCGCGACATTCGGCGATTTCCCGGAGTGGTTTCGCAAGCGTCGCGCGGAGCTGGACGCACCGAAAATCGCCATGTTCTGCACCGGCGGTATACGCTGCGAGAAGGCGACCGCGTTTCTGAAGTCGGAAGGGGTGGAGGAAGTCTATCACCTCAAGGGCGGGATTTTGAAATATCTCGAAAACGTCCCCGAAGACGAGAGTCGCTGGCAGGGCGAATGTTTCGTGTTCGACGACCGGGTGGCGGTGAGACACGCGCTGGAACGTGGGACGCATAGGCTGTGCCGCGCCTGCCGGATGCCGCTAAGCCCGGCTCAGCGCACTTCGGAGCATTATATCGAGGGGGTGGCGTGCGAATATTGCCACACCAGCCGCACCGATGAGCAGCGCACCCGCTATGCCGAACGCCAACGGCAGGAGGAGTTGGCCTCGAAGCGGGGCCTGGATCATCTGGGGGCGAAATTACCCGAAAAGCCTGCCTCACCGCGCGATCCGATGGACGACCTGCTTACGGATCTGTTCGATGACTGATCCAGCCGCCCTGCCCATTCTCTACAGCTTCCGCCGCTGTCCCTATGCGATGCGGGCGCGGATGGCGCTGCACATTGCGCAGATAGAATTGAAACATCGCGAGGTGGTGTTGCGCGACAAGCCGCCGGAAATGCTCGAAGTGTCGCCAAAGGGAACGGTTCCTGTCCTGGTTCTGCCCGGCGGCGAAGTGCTGGAGGAAAGCCTCGAGATCATGCGCTGGGCGCTGGCCCGCAGCGATCCCGAAAGCTGGCTGGAACGCGATGGCGCGGCGCTGATCGAAACAATCGACGGTCCGTTCAAACACCATCTCGACCGATATAAATACGATACGCGCTATGCAGATGCGGATTGCGAGGAACATCGTGCCGCCGCCGCGCAAATCCTGCGCGGCATGGATGAACGGCTGTCGCAGACGGCCAACCTATCGGGCGCAGCGCGGGGCCTGACGGATATCGCAACATTCCCCTTCATCCGCCAGTTTGCCAATCACGACCGCGACTGGTTCGACGCGCAGCCCTGGCCGCATCTGCTTCGCTGGCTGGACGCGCACCTTGGCTCGCAGCTATTCGCAGACATCATGGTGAAGCGCGAACAATGGCACGCTGCGGAGCATGGTGCAGCCTAAAGCTCGCGAATTTCGCTGCCTTCCAGGCGGTGGGTGGCGCCCAGCGCCGCCGGATCGTCACTTTCGGCCAGCGCCTCGACGCTGCGCCAGCCCTCTGCGCGCAAGCGGTTCGCTTCGCTGCGGTCATGGCCGAGTGGGAGGAACAACAATGCGCGCGCAGCCTGCTGCGGCAGCGCATCCAGCAGCGGTTCGAGATAGAGCGAGAAGCCCGTAGCACGCTCCCCGGTGCCGGCAATCGCATAGGTCCCGCCGCGCCCGATGGCCCGGCGGCTACCCTCGGCATAAATCGTGAAACCGAACCAGTTCTGATATTCGAAGCCGTGCCGTTCGGTAGGATCGAGCGTCAGCCGGGCGCGATCGCCAACTCGCCCTGCCACCGATTTCAACCCGTCGATCCGGCTGGCAAGCGCGCCTCCCGCATCGATTTCGGCCAGCCGCTCGATCGCCTGGTCTAGCGGGCCGGTCGCGTGGATCAGCGGCAAATAGGCCGCGCCGCCCGCTTGCGACAGACCGCCCGCATCCTTCGTATCGAGCTCCCGCCGAACAGCGGCCACCTGGTTCTGATCCAGCGGGAAAGCGTCCCGGCTCAGCACATCGACCAGGTCGGGTAGCGTGAAATCGACCGAAATCCCTCGCGCGCCCGCAGCTTCCAGCGCCGCGATAGCCAGCACGACCGCCTCGCCAGCCGCCGCAACCGTATCGCTGCCGATCAGCTCCGCACCGATCTGGAAGCGTTGGCGCGCCGGGTCGAGCTGGTCCGCGCGGATAATCGCGACTTCCCCGGCGTAGCACAGCCGCAACGGGCGCGGCGCACCGGCCATGCTGGTTGCGGCGATACGGCCCACTTGCGGCGTGATATCGCTGCGTAGCGCCAGCGTGCCGAGGCTGGCCGGATCGGTGAAGCGAAACTGGCGCCGCGACTGGCCGCGTCCATCGGCCATACGTCCGGCCAGCGACCGTTCGAATTCCACCAGCGGCGGCCGCACCCGGTCGTAACCATGCGCATCCATCGCGCCCAGAACCGCGCGCATTGCAGCGGTGGCCTTCGCGGCGGTTTCGGGTAGCTGGTCTTCCAGCCCTTCGGGCAGCAGATCGTCGGTCTGAATCATGGTGCGGCCTTAAAGCGCCGATGGGGACGGTGAAAGCGGCAAATCGCCCGCCGCCACCGCCCCGCACGGTATGAGAACGCGGATCCTTTAAAAGGACAGCGCCTTGACCATCTTCACGCCTTCCAGCGCTTCGGCCTGTTTGACGACTTCGGTAGAGATCGACTGATCCACGCTCAGCAACACGGTCGCCTCGCGCCCCGCTTCGCGGCGACCCAAATGGAACGTGCCTATATTGATACCGTTTTCGCCCAGCAGGCTACCGATCCGCCCAATAAAGCCGGGCGCGTCCTGGTTGACGATATAGAGCATGTCACCCTGCAGATCGGCCTCGATCCCGACACCGAATATCTCGACCAGCCGCGGCGCTTCGCTGCCGAACAACGTGCCCGCAACGCTGCGATCGCCTTGGCTGGTGGCCACGGTGACGCGCAGCAATGTGTGGTACACGCCTTCGCCCTGGTTGCGGATTTCGCGCACTTCCATGCCGCGTTCCTTGGCCAGATATGGTGCGTTGACCATGTTCACCGTGTCGGAATATTGCCGCATCAGCCCTGCCAGCACCGCGCCGGTAATCGGCTTGCCGTTCAGATCGGCAGCGGCGCCTTCGCGCTCGATACTGATCTTGGTCAGCTCGCCATGCGCCAATTGCCCGATCAGGCTGCCGAGCTTTTCCGCCAGCGCCATATAGGGCTTCAGCTTGGGCGCTTCCTCCGCGCTCAGGCTAGGCATGTTAAGCGCGTTGGTCACGCCGCCATTGACCAGATAATCGCTCAATTGTTCGGCCACCTGCAGCGCGACATTGACCTGCGCCTCGGTCGTCGAAGCGCCCAGATGCGGGGTACAGATGAAGTTCGGCGCGCCGAATAGCGGGCTTTCCTTGGCCGGTTCCACCGCGAACACATCCAGCGCCGCGCCAGCGACTTGGCCGCTTTCGAGGCAATCCTTCAGCGCCGCTTCGTCGATCAATCCGCCGCGCGCGCAATTGACGATGCGGATGCCGGGCTTGGCGTTCTCCAGCCGTTCGCGCGACAGTATATTGCGCGTCTGGTCGGTCAGCGGAGTGTGCAGCGACACGAAATCGGCGCGGCTCAGCAACGTGTCGAGGTCGACTTTCTCGATGCCCAGCTCCACCGCACGATCTTCGCTCAGGAAGGGATCGTAGGCGATCACTTTCATTCTCAGCCCAAGCGCCCGGCTGGCGACGATCGCGCCGATATTGCCGGCCCCGATCAGACCCAGCGTCTTGCCGGTCACTTCGATCCCCATGAAATCCTTCTTGGGCCATTCGCCATTTTGCGTACGCGTATTGGCCGCCGGGATTTGCCGGGCCAGCGCCATAATCATCGCGATGGCATGTTCTGCGGTCGTGATCGAATTGCCAAACGGCGTGTTCATCACCACCACGCCCTTGGACGAGGCATAGGGGATATCGACATTGTCCACCCCGATCCCGGCGCGGCCGATGACCTTCAAATTGGTCGCCGCGTCGAGGATCTCCGGCGTTACCGTGGTGGAGGACCGGATGGCGAGACCGTGATATTCACCGATGCGGGCCTTGAGTTCTTCGGGGCTCTCGCCGGTTATCACATCGACATCGCAGCCACGCTCTTCGAAAATGCGTGCGGCATTGGGGTCCATCTTGTCGGAGATGAGGACTTTGGGTTTGGTATTGGTCATGATCTATTCCCGTAAAGAGAGAACCGTTCGCCCTGAGAAGCGAGGATGAAATCCGAGCGTCTCGAAAGGCCTGCAGGTGCTTCGAGACGGTTCAGCCTGCGGCTTCCCCTCTCGGCACGAACGGAAATTGTCAGCTGTTGCGAAGGCTTTCGTAAGCCCATTCGATCCACGGCAGCAGGCGTTTCAGATCCTCCTGCTCCACGGTTCCGCCGCACCAGATGCGCAGGCTTGGCGGAGCATCGCGGTAGCCGTTGAAATCGTAGCCGACATCGCGCTCGTCCAGCATGCTGGCGATCTTCTTGGGCACCGCGGCCTGGTCTTCGGCAGAGAGGCTTTCATACCAATCGCCCTGGAACACCATACACACACCCGTATTGGTGCGCTTGGCCGGATCGGCGACCATGTTGCGCATCCATGAGGTGGATTCGATCCAGTCGGTAACGATCTTGGCATTGGCATCGGCGCGTTCGAACATCGCCTTGCGGCCACCGATCGATTTCGCCCATTCCAGCGCCAGGATGTAATCCTCTGTCGCCAGCAGGCTGGGCGTGTTGATCGTTGCGCCTTCGAAGATCGCACGGTTCAGTTTGTCGCCCTTTTTCAGGCGGAACAGCTTGGGCAGCGGCCAGTCGGGATCGTAGCTTTCGATCCGCTCGACCGCCTTGGGGCTGAGCACCAGCATGCCGTGCTGCGCTTCGGAGCCCATGACTTTCTGCCAGCTATAGGTCGTGGCATCGAGCTTCGCCCAATCCATCTCCTGCGCGAAAATCGCGCTGGTGGCATCGTTGATCGTGATCCCTTCGCGGCCCGGCTCGAGCCAGTCCGTATCGGGAATTTTGGCGCCCGAAGTGGTCCCGTTCCAGGTAAATACGACATCGTTGCCCTGGGGAATCGATCCAAGGTCCGGTATCTCGCCATAATCGGCATCCAGCACTTGCAGATCGGGCAGCTTCAACTGCTTTACCGCGTCCTGAATCCAGACATTGCCGAAGCTTTCCCATGCCGCGACGGTGGCCGGGCGCGCGCCCAGCATCGTCCACATCGCGCATTCCAGCGCACCGGTATCGGAGGCGGGCATGATGCCGACGAGGTAATCCTCGGGCACGCCCAGCAGCTCTTTCGACAGGTCGACGGCATATTTCAGCCGCGCCTTGCCGGTGGCGCTGCGATGCGACCGGCCGAGAGCTTCGGTTTTCAAATTGGAAGCGGACCAGCCGGGAAATTTGGCGGTGGGTCCGGACGAAAAGAAAGGACGCTCAGGTTTGAGCGCGGGTACGTCAGTCATGTATTCTCTCCTTACAGAGAGCTCGCGCGGCGTTGGGACCGCGTGGCCCGGAGCCGCGTTGGATGTTGCGGTGCAACAAGTCAAGCGTGGTTTGATTGTACCTGTGGTGAAGCGGATTGTTCCGAACAACCCGCCACTCGCCAACTGCGCCCGGTCGCTCTAAGAGCCCCCACAATGCAATTGAACGACCTTCGCATCGCGCTGTTCAGCGGGAACTACAACATCACCCTGGACGGTGCGAACAAGGCACTGAACAGGTTGGTGGAATATCTCACCCGCCACGGCGCGACCGTGCGGGTCTATTCGCCCACGGTGCCGGAGCCTGCCTTCGCGCCGCAGGGCGAGTTGGTAAGCCTGCCATCCTTCCCCATCCCCGGCCGCGGCGAATACCGTGTGCCTCTGCCCATGATGGGCGAGGCCAAGGCGGATCTGGAGCGGTTCGATCCGCACATACTGCATGTCTCCAGCCCCGATCCGGCGGCTCACCGCGCGGTGGCCTGGGCGCGCGAGCAGGGCAAGCCGATCCTTGCCAGCGTGCACACCCGCTTCGAAACCTATCCGCGCTATTACAAGCTCGGTTTTCTGGAGCCGCCGCTGATGGCGATATTGCAGCGATTTTACGGGCGCTGCGATGCTCTGGTGGCCCCCTCGCCCTCGATGATCGATGAATTGCGCGAACAGGGCATGCATGAGGATATTTCGCTGTGGACCCGGGGCGTGGATCGCAGCGTGTTCGACCCGTCGCGGCGGGATTTGGAATGGCGGCGGGGCCTGGGGCTGGCCGATGACGATGTGGCGATCGCCTTCCTTGGCCGGCTGGTCATGGAAAAAGGGCTCGACATCTTTGCCGAGACCATGGCGCAGCTGCAGAAACGCGGCGTGGCGCACAAGGTGCTGGTGATCGGCGACGGTCCGGCGCGAAAATGGTTCGAGGATCAATTGCCGCAGGGCATCTTCGCCGGCTTCCAGACAGGGCCGGATCTGGGCCGCGCGCTGGCGAGCGCCGATATCTTCTTCAACCCCTCCACCACCGAAACATTCGGCAATGTCACCCTAGAAGCGATGGCGAGCGGGCTACCGGTGGTGGCGGCAGGCGCGACCGGGTCTTCCAGCCTGGTGGCCGATGGCGAGACCGGGCGGCTGGTGCCTCCCGGCTCGGCCTTTGCCTATGCCGATGCGCTGACCCCCTACCTCACCGATGAGGCTGTGCGCCGCGCCCACGGCGAAGCAGGCGAGCGGCGCGCGCGCGACTATGACTGGGATGCGATCAACGGCGCGGTGGCAGAGACCTATCTGCGGCTGGTAACCGCCCGGGGCCGGTAAGGCTTCAGCGCAGCACGCCGCGCGCGGTCATGCGCCGGGCATAGAAAAACAGCGCCAGCGTGATCACCCAGATGGCGACGGCAAACAATGTATGCCCCGTGGATTGCAGCGATTCCGGCACCACTGCCACAAGCCGCTCGTAAATGGTCGTCCCCAGCAGCCCGGCGATCGAGACCCCGTAAAGCCATACCGCCCAGCTTTTGCGTAGCAGCAGCGCGATGGAGCCGAAGAAACTACCCCACACGCCCAGCGCCCAGACCGCCACGGCCCAGGCCGGAAATCCATAGAAATAGGCATGTGTTTCGGGCGGCATACCGAACGCATCGAGCTGCCCGGTCTCGGTCGCGATATAGCTGGCAACGCCGCCGGCATTCCATAGCAATGACAATACGCCGATCACCCACAGATGCCACGGCGCGGCTTTTTGTCCGATTACGTTCATTTGTCCCCACTCCCATAAAGACCCGGCGTGCAGAATAGCGCATTGCGCAACAATGGCAAAATCGTCCTGCGCTCCCTAAGTTGGTGCGCATGGCCGACCTTTTCGCCGATCAACATCCACCTGGGACGATGCGCGAGCCCTTGCGCGAGGATGCTCCGCTGGCGGACCGGCTGCGTCCCGAGACGCTGGATGCGGTGATCGGGCAGGATC comes from Alteripontixanthobacter sp. and encodes:
- the serA gene encoding phosphoglycerate dehydrogenase; translation: MTNTKPKVLISDKMDPNAARIFEERGCDVDVITGESPEELKARIGEYHGLAIRSSTTVTPEILDAATNLKVIGRAGIGVDNVDIPYASSKGVVVMNTPFGNSITTAEHAIAMIMALARQIPAANTRTQNGEWPKKDFMGIEVTGKTLGLIGAGNIGAIVASRALGLRMKVIAYDPFLSEDRAVELGIEKVDLDTLLSRADFVSLHTPLTDQTRNILSRERLENAKPGIRIVNCARGGLIDEAALKDCLESGQVAGAALDVFAVEPAKESPLFGAPNFICTPHLGASTTEAQVNVALQVAEQLSDYLVNGGVTNALNMPSLSAEEAPKLKPYMALAEKLGSLIGQLAHGELTKISIEREGAAADLNGKPITGAVLAGLMRQYSDTVNMVNAPYLAKERGMEVREIRNQGEGVYHTLLRVTVATSQGDRSVAGTLFGSEAPRLVEIFGVGIEADLQGDMLYIVNQDAPGFIGRIGSLLGENGINIGTFHLGRREAGREATVLLSVDQSISTEVVKQAEALEGVKMVKALSF
- a CDS encoding phosphoserine transaminase, which produces MTDVPALKPERPFFSSGPTAKFPGWSASNLKTEALGRSHRSATGKARLKYAVDLSKELLGVPEDYLVGIMPASDTGALECAMWTMLGARPATVAAWESFGNVWIQDAVKQLKLPDLQVLDADYGEIPDLGSIPQGNDVVFTWNGTTSGAKIPDTDWLEPGREGITINDATSAIFAQEMDWAKLDATTYSWQKVMGSEAQHGMLVLSPKAVERIESYDPDWPLPKLFRLKKGDKLNRAIFEGATINTPSLLATEDYILALEWAKSIGGRKAMFERADANAKIVTDWIESTSWMRNMVADPAKRTNTGVCMVFQGDWYESLSAEDQAAVPKKIASMLDERDVGYDFNGYRDAPPSLRIWCGGTVEQEDLKRLLPWIEWAYESLRNS
- a CDS encoding glycosyltransferase family 1 protein, which encodes MQLNDLRIALFSGNYNITLDGANKALNRLVEYLTRHGATVRVYSPTVPEPAFAPQGELVSLPSFPIPGRGEYRVPLPMMGEAKADLERFDPHILHVSSPDPAAHRAVAWAREQGKPILASVHTRFETYPRYYKLGFLEPPLMAILQRFYGRCDALVAPSPSMIDELREQGMHEDISLWTRGVDRSVFDPSRRDLEWRRGLGLADDDVAIAFLGRLVMEKGLDIFAETMAQLQKRGVAHKVLVIGDGPARKWFEDQLPQGIFAGFQTGPDLGRALASADIFFNPSTTETFGNVTLEAMASGLPVVAAGATGSSSLVADGETGRLVPPGSAFAYADALTPYLTDEAVRRAHGEAGERRARDYDWDAINGAVAETYLRLVTARGR